One Paraburkholderia dioscoreae DNA segment encodes these proteins:
- a CDS encoding Gp138 family membrane-puncturing spike protein, whose protein sequence is MDSREQWDDPEEALRVAMEGMRSGLWTAEPGIIESVNFGSGSKDVTAVVQLAIKGVVHARDGSAQFVNKPLLVDVPVFFPRGGGCTLTFPVAAGDECLVVFSARCIDGWWQSGGVQAPMEPRMHDLSDGFAFVGFFSQVTKIGGISTASVQLRSNDGSTYVDLNPSAQKVTIVAPGGFEVDAPLSTFSGAVTIAGLLTFMNGIIGRAASGAAATIYGAINLIGQFVVNGKRVDDTHTHHENGSGQNTNPPN, encoded by the coding sequence ATGGACAGCCGTGAACAATGGGACGACCCGGAAGAGGCTTTGCGCGTTGCCATGGAAGGGATGCGTTCCGGATTGTGGACAGCAGAGCCAGGAATTATCGAATCCGTGAACTTTGGCAGTGGCTCGAAAGACGTGACGGCCGTTGTGCAACTGGCGATCAAAGGCGTGGTGCATGCGCGAGACGGTAGCGCGCAGTTCGTGAATAAACCGCTGCTCGTCGACGTGCCGGTATTTTTTCCCCGCGGCGGTGGGTGCACGCTGACCTTTCCTGTCGCGGCAGGCGACGAATGCCTGGTCGTTTTCTCGGCCCGTTGCATTGACGGATGGTGGCAGTCGGGCGGCGTTCAGGCGCCGATGGAGCCGCGGATGCACGACCTCAGCGATGGCTTTGCTTTTGTCGGATTCTTTTCGCAGGTCACGAAAATCGGCGGCATAAGCACGGCGTCGGTACAACTTCGCAGCAACGACGGGTCGACGTATGTCGATCTCAATCCCTCAGCGCAAAAAGTGACGATCGTTGCGCCCGGCGGATTCGAGGTGGATGCGCCGCTGTCAACGTTTTCCGGCGCTGTAACTATCGCCGGATTGCTGACTTTCATGAACGGGATCATCGGGCGCGCGGCGAGTGGCGCGGCGGCGACCATCTACGGTGCAATCAATCTGATCGGTCAGTTCGTCGTCAACGGGAAGCGGGTCGACGACACGCACACTCACCACGAGAACGGGTCTGGACAGAATACCAACCCGCCGAATTGA
- a CDS encoding phage protein produces the protein MSQQWLRKISLIVGDASGKGLDLSDLHIRFAVWSATTQSPKHARIRIYNVADNTALALRQEFTQVFLQAGYDGNFGQIFSGAIKQAPRGRENATDTFVELIAADGDEAYNWAVVNTTLAAGWSQTDSHRALMQTMSSYGVSAGYTPEFSAAQLPRGKVMFGGSRDYMRQLAGSAGAQWSIIDGQLHMVKDNDYIPGETIVLTSNTGLIGMPTQTVDGIVVKALLNPNIQPGRRIQLDNASIQQAGISVDYSAVNYFPSTDSDGFYKVFALNNVGDTRGQDFYSNIICSAVNGTQPISSTYANAVVNGQP, from the coding sequence ATGAGCCAACAGTGGTTACGCAAAATCTCGCTGATAGTCGGCGACGCCTCTGGCAAAGGCCTTGACCTCTCCGACCTGCATATTCGCTTCGCAGTGTGGAGCGCCACGACGCAGTCGCCGAAGCACGCGAGGATCCGCATCTATAACGTGGCAGACAACACGGCGCTCGCGCTCAGACAGGAATTCACGCAGGTATTCCTGCAAGCCGGTTACGACGGAAATTTTGGCCAGATCTTTAGCGGTGCGATCAAGCAGGCGCCGCGAGGCCGTGAGAATGCGACCGACACATTCGTAGAGCTGATCGCGGCGGATGGAGACGAAGCCTATAACTGGGCCGTCGTCAACACCACCCTGGCGGCCGGCTGGTCGCAGACCGATTCTCATCGCGCGTTGATGCAAACGATGTCGAGCTATGGCGTGAGCGCAGGCTATACACCAGAGTTCTCGGCTGCGCAGTTGCCGCGCGGCAAGGTTATGTTCGGGGGCAGTCGAGACTACATGCGACAACTGGCAGGAAGTGCGGGGGCGCAATGGTCGATCATCGACGGCCAGCTTCACATGGTGAAGGACAACGACTACATCCCGGGCGAGACCATCGTTCTAACGTCGAACACGGGACTGATCGGCATGCCGACCCAAACCGTCGACGGCATCGTCGTGAAGGCGCTGCTCAACCCGAACATCCAGCCCGGTCGCCGGATCCAACTTGACAATGCGAGCATTCAGCAGGCTGGGATAAGCGTCGACTACTCCGCAGTGAATTACTTTCCCAGCACCGACTCGGATGGCTTCTACAAGGTTTTCGCTTTGAATAACGTCGGCGACACGCGCGGACAGGACTTCTATTCGAACATTATTTGTTCTGCGGTCAATGGTACGCAGCCGATATCCTCGACCTACGCAAACGCGGTGGTGAATGGACAGCCGTGA